TGCTGgatacaaacaggcaagcaatggagcgcgtaaaggtcaaaataaagattttcatcactcaaaataattttgttttttcgtaaaacagttattcaaaaacaaaacagaatggttaattttgcaccaccttgcgCATAAAGTTATATTTGTATGCTACTGCTACGTTAGAACAGTATTTTGTACTGATTTGCTGTATATATTTGTGAAACTCCAGAGATAACTGAACTAATCTTAGctgttaatgaaaaaaaaacaaaaaaaaacggggtttttcaataattacaaaaaaattattttctcaaaagttttaaataaaaaaatatataattttttaagtatattttgttctaaaaaattaaaaaaagaaacaatattacaaaaatcttaaaaaaccgCAGATCTTTACACTTATAAAGAAactccataccaaaattttcataatgAAGAGatctaaaaattgtaaaattgttttctaaatttattcagtttatttcttattatacaAAGCCTACGAATAAACTGatttttgaaagaattggcGACAATTTCCAAAATCTTGGATCAATTGACATGGAATCACCTggtgaaaatttaatataaataggtTTGGAATCTTACTTACATATTTAGTATCAAATCACGCTTTCGTACAACAAGAACTAGAACTggactaatatatttttaaatcatattTACTTAAGTCAAAATTTACTAATATTGAGGAAATGTAAGCCATAATTTActtttgatgccctatgtcccacgaGGGATTAAGGacctgaagaaaaaaatatttttgattactgagttttgattttatttaaactaagaacgacacaaattttattaaaaaaaaacgtaaaacaaatatgaaaaaaatctgcacaAACAGAACGCCTATGCATATCCACCGGAGTCCAAAGAGCAAACAAACAAGTCCTATATGACCACAAAGTCACATCTAATAAAACCACGATTTTAACCCTTCTTATTGCTGAAAGCTTCTCTCTTCGCTAAAGCGCTAATACGTTTCTAAACCccaggaaattaaatatctcattACGCTTAAAAGGTGTTGTAAAAATACTAAAGACTTCAAAGTAGAGCCTTCAACCGTGGTCTGAGCTGATGGCGTATAAAACCCGCCAGCGAAGAATTTGAAAGAAAGTTCTCAAAATGGCATGTTTCACACTCTTACTGGTTTTTTGTACAACAAAAAggcgaaattttgtatttttaaattagaatttttttttgctatacctTGGGAAAGAGTAAATCAATTATCACGACATTTGAATTAAGTAATCCCATGATTTTCGGTACTTAAAACCCACAAAGATATCGGGATTAGTGACTCCAACAGAAACTTTCAACAGTATTAGGACCCGTAGGCATAAAAAGCATTAAAAGTGGGcgtgtagtaaaaaaatttagaacaggTGGCAATGAGCagtcaacaaaaataatgtgatGACACGTGTATGGCAGAACAGCGTAATCTCTCTGAAGTTGCTATAGAAGCAACGCGGGCTTGGCAATGTGTTTGAAGTAACGAAGCAATTTGCCATAGAGCACAAACAACGACTAAAAGTCATGCCACCGATGCAGCAACCAGGTTACTCCGGCTTAGTTCTGCTCAAAGGCGATTAAAATGCACAATGATAGCAGGCCAGCTAGGCTTTCTACAAAATGTATAAGAAtcgttaataagaaaaaaaacaattatggaTAACCAGTGTTCGAAAATAgtactttttacattttttttgaacaacACTCACGTCGAATTGGATCGAAGAAGCATTAATTCTTATCCCTTAGTAAGTTTAAGTTACGGTGCTTGACACCCTTTATGAAGATGTGGAGGGGCCTACTTAAGCCTAGAGGCAATTCGAATTCCCTGTGTGGCGAAACCACttcatttctttaataaatgtttaaatattgcGGATGCCAGCAGTTGTTTTTGTAGCCCTGTCAACGCAATGGAATTACCGGTCCTCTTCGACCAGTTCATTtaagggtaggcccaggaaacgtgctgcttcaacaggttgggtccagagagagAGGTGGTTAATAAAGTGCGgcgtgccttcacatgctgggcaTATATTGGATAGTTAGGAGTTTAGTCTGCTACAGTGTCCAGAACGTAATTATGCCAAAGTTACGTGGGTCGCTCGGGTAGTTGAAGCTCTTCATCTggaataggtggtggttgggctCCGATGACTGCATTCACAGGTGAGGAGCTTAAGAGGGTGGTAAGTGCCCTACGATTAATGTCATTTAGCgtctgtctaaatactgtcggTTCAGTAGTTGTAGGTTCGTTTTGTGCGGGAACTCGTCAGAATAGTTGAGGAGATGCCTCTTGATGTGCCTGGGGTCAAATGTCTAGCAAGTGTCTACAGGGGTAAAGTCTTGGGTAGCACCCAAGCGGAAACTGTTTGCAGAGCATTTTATTGCGCTCCCTGACGAGAAGCATTGATGCTTCATTGTGTAGGTGTTGTAGAGGGGACACCAGGAGGCATCCCGGTACTCTCTTATTTACAGTGCTTTGGCATGTCGAGACAGGAGTAGCATAAttcagaaccggccggccaCTTGCTTTAAATGTtaccagcaacatttctttgtctttgccacaAGTACAGttggcaagcgatttgaggaccttgcaATTGCGGCTGTGTGCGCAGAAAAGGAGAGAAAACTTGGGAGATAACTCCCAAAATTTTAGGGTTTTTTACTGTCGGTATTGTAACACCAATCGACTTTGACCTTAAGCTATAATTTGATCTCCTTGCCCAGGTGGTAAAGAGCGGTGCCGTGGATTTAGtaggggaaagttggagattcctcgcagagaaaaagcgagaaaggctggTGAGGTAATCGTTTACTCTGGAGTACAGACCATCGATGTATTTGCCCGATATCAGCGGTCTCTACGTCCGCATACATAATTGGCTTACTTGCTTTGTAAGTGCTTCTGAAAACGCCATTTTGGCCAACGGAGAGCGCTAAAGAGCCATTGTTACTAACTTTTAGTGATCACTAACTGGTAACCTCAGCTAGAACGATACTTTCAGTTCAATAAGATGATGTCACTAGTTCGGCATACCATCGATTCTTAGCGCGTGAAATTCAGTAGCTAGACTTTTTTGTACTGtgcatttaacaatttttaaggtGGAACCATTCGTGATCTGGACCCATAAACCGTCAATAAGCAGCCTCATAATTGGAAAGAGGATCGAAAGGTAACATTATATAAAGTTtcctataataaataatttgtgtaatttttttttgtaagaaatactACCGGATTTACCGTGGCAACCTcgtatttgtaattttattcaaaacagctGATACTAGCCGGCAAAagctaatacatacatacatacatataatgcaAATGTATATCTTTATGTAGCAGCATAGTAATGTGTGCGTGGATATCGTGAGAGGAACGATAGCGTCATACGTTTAGCGACTAACGGATACAAGTACGTGAATACGTGAATGAGCGACGCAATAGAATGGTGATGGGGTAGCCAATGTGCCaatgtgtagatatgtataattgTATGTATTAAGTAAGGAAGGCAGGGAAGTCAGAGGAAGGAGGTGGCTACTGGCTGGCGGCTGCGAATGATGACGACTAATTCATCTCTGCGCAACGCGAAAGTAACATCGACAATTCGGCGACTAAATTCAGttggaaattaaattaagaacGGAACGGACGCAAGCGAATACCACAAAAACGAGATCTCAGAACTTAGGGCACGCGCTGGTGAATCGAATAcggggaaaaaaaatttatataaaataatatttggttacatattacaactttttatattaataagtaaTATTGGATTTGAGCGATTTAAATAGTTACACTTgcggtaaaaaaataaaaattgcaactgaaaataaaaatcgatttttgaaattggtATTCAACCAGTAGTTTAGCAATGGAATTGAATGAGAATGTTTTTGTAAAGCAGCGCTGAAATTGTACACCCTTTCGTGTGCTACAATTgtgatttttgtgatttttacatttatttacaaatatatgtgCACGCAAAAGTGAACCGTTCGACCGGCAACTTAACCAACataattagtaaaatttaaaactactctaaaaaaaatttaaatgtaaaaatgtcCAGTACACCATCAGTAAGAATACAAATACCGCCAATCAGGCCATCGCCTCGTGTGGCACTACGTCCACCGCGTTTGAACCTGTCGGGTGTTTCTGGACCGGGGTCCAGTCAGTTGCATCCACCTCTAACAGGGCACACATTAACTGCACATCCACAAACTGGGCTCCCGTTAACCGCACAGACAAAAGAGAGCGAACAATGGCCCTTTTTCTCGGCATCCGATTTCGCCAGAGGCTTCTCAGATTTCGTTGACTTCACCAAGGCGGGTATGAGTTTCGGCGAAAAGTTCACCTTTGGTTTGTACGAAAAAGTGAGCAAATGGTCCCGCAAATGGTTTACACATATTTTCCTGTTCATCGTTATGGTGCTTTATAGTGCTGGAGGTGCGCTGCTGTTTGTTTCCATTGAAGGTGAGCGATATAGAGTAAGAGGGGTATGATTATTATGCAGTTTTGAGTAAATTTTATGCAGTGAACAAATTACTTTCTAATTATTCTCATGTGAAATGAATTTTAACTAGGCTATAAACTGGAACTATTGGCTTGGTAAATATTTCGAtgtgctaaaatattttttttaattaatttttggtttgttttcaatttacaaaaactttgggatgaaaaggtttttattacaaattgaaGTTGCCACTGGATGGCGGTAaggacaaaatattttatatagtaattaaaactgttttttgacctccaaatatttagttatttattttcaagaagtcaaaaaaacatagtttcaGATTGACTACTAAAACTAAAGAGtaacgaaaatatataaataattcaattaaaaatttagttctaaCTAAACTAAAAGATAGACTTCAATTCAAAATTCTTTCTTAGAAACTGAGAAATCGGACAAGTTAAAATTACGAAGTGCACATTCAACAGGAGCATTGCGAGCATATGTAGATTGCTTTgaacatatttaaataaaaatgaaaagcgtTATGAAGAATTCTGAGAGGTGTAAGAAAGTTAATACTTTGAAGCAGAAATGGGCAAACTATGCcacctttattttatacatatatatgtatatacagggtggctgatgaaagccgctaccaaaaaaaaaattgaataactttttttctttttaagttatctgttccatttttgttttaatttgcagattgatctttaaaatttattaaaatggataactgggacacgcaaacaagaatttggatagtccgccgctatcacgcactggagtccgtagttttggtacagagagagtacaggcggatgtttggcggcgatcccccgagcagatggaccataatgagactggtgaataattttgctgagcaaggaacagtcgcaagaaggccttatcatcgaaacccaccagctcggacggaggaaacgatcgctgctgtagctgcagctatacaaagcaatccaagggtttcaacaagaagcttatctgctcaacttggtgtcagccgacagtctttgcaaacaataatgcacaaagatttagacttatttccctacaaaattcaaatggttaacaaactgaatgcagcagacttgccgattcgcttgggattttgccagaagatcctgcaaatggtggaagaagaccaaaacatgttaaactgccttttcatgtctgatgaggcccatttcgatttaaacggatatgtgaacaaacaaaattgccgaatatGGAGTatttctaacccacagatactccacgagacggaattgcatcctcttcgcgtgacagtgtggtgtgcggtttcttcacgctgtattgtcgggccttatttttttgaagaaaatggtcacaccgttacggttactggagaccgttatttgaaaatgctgaaagaatttttctatccagaactacgccgaaagagaattcctttcaactctgtgtggtttcaacaagatggggcaacgtctcacatagcccagactgttatgacaaagttgcgacgaaaatttcccaataaactgatttcaagaaactccgaattccgttggccccccaggtcgcctgaccttactgcacctgactttttcttgtggggtttatgtaaacaagaagtttataaaacaaagccaacaaatttggatgaactaaaacaatccattcgggcaacaattgcggctattcctgtcgcaactctcaaagcagcaatgaacaactttttactaagatgccgcacttgtgtcaacgagcatggggggcatttaaattcaattatttttaaaactaattaagctacatttaataaaatttaatgaccttcaacttgaaaaaaaaataaatgaattccatacactaaaaaaaagttatttgagtttcttaatgtagcaaaattcatcagccaccctgtatataattgacgcgtacaccctttctgggtgtttggccgagctccttctcctatttgcggcgtgcgtcttgatgctgttcaaCAAATGCAGagccctacagtttcaagccaactccaaacggcaggtttgccattgcttgccgaagggtgaccgctattagaaaaaagtttttcttcattttgattttaCACCGATATTCGaagctacgttctctctgaattccgaatggtagtcacacaccaacccatttggctacggcgaccACCTTTAATAACATTGAAAACAAACGAGACAGCAAGAATCGTTCTTCTACTTTCTAAAGACTTTGAGTTGATCAACAAACGTGATGTTAAAGACGGGATAGTATCAGAAATTTTAACTGATctttgtaaaaatttcagaaaccCCTTTTGTGCTCTTTCGATCCTGTCgattaaaaaattatggtatggcctataaaaaaaatggcggcgTATTCCAACCTAGAGCGAACGAATGCAGTAAACCGAAATTTCAGTGTATAAGGGTACATAAAATTTGAGCtgttaagtatatgtatgtgtatagccATACCTATGTTAAATCTTTAGATTCTTAACAGATTGAGGTACAATATTACATTATAAGAAGTATGACagtagttttcgtttttttttattttgtgaacaaaataattaaatttagcaaaagtggaaacaaaaaaagaaattattaaaaaatttcagagGGTTTTTGGATCTAAACAAGAACGCCTCATGTTTTTTctctataaataatattaataaataattttttgcgttttacgAAGGAAAAAATCGTTTCGGATCGTCGACTGTCGTCGCTACCCGCTAAAAAACCAGCTCTCTCTGAACTCTATATATCCTGGATGTATTTTCGCATTACTACAGGTATGATGTCCTTATGGACTCCACTATTATCATGCTTCAGAGACCACCATTGCAGACCTGCTCGTATATATACAGCTTTTGTATATTTGGCCTACTGTTCTCTTGCCAACTATTCTCTGCACGCTTCGGAGATTGACGAAGAATTATGCAGCACAAAATAGGACGCATGGAAGCATTGCATCGAATAGAATCATATCTAACCCGAACAATCTGAGATACAGCTTTAAGAAACGCCCTAACTATAATAGAACATACCCGAGGCTTAGTTAGAGCGCCTCCGCATCTCAAGTACGGCAGTGGTTAGGGACTTACTGTTTAGGCCAGAAAGCTAGAATGCTGTAAACTAGAACCCTCGGCCAGTGTATGAAGCATTTAATGTTATATAcatcgaaaaattagaaaaaaattgttctattcgaacctacgcactcccgaatggtagtcacgcaccaagccattcggcgaCGATGACCgccgtaataataataataatataaaatcttaattttatatatgtcgATTTGGCCCATATGGAAAATATTTGGCCAGTTTAATAACATAGAGAggtaactcaaaattttaaatttttgattttttatgataaattaaaataaccGGCTGTTGAGATTATACTCAGACTTATAAAAAACTCAATGTGGCGCTAATGTCGAGAATAGAAAGCTTGATATCTTGTTTTTATAAACTAACGACGCCAAACTGGTATTAATAAAATGATCGAATTCAATGTTCCAGTAAAAGGGGGTaggtttttaatttgaattttaaataaagccaTTTTTTACTAACaggcaaaaacaatttttttaaggcaaGAGTAATAAagcattaatttaattaaattattttcagcaaTGAATACTTTTTCGGCGTTTACTGCAGTAAAACCAAATATTTCACGATATGCAAATTATTCTTTAACAGTATTGAAAGTGTGTACTTATATGCTGACTGagtgaatttttaataataaagtgaatgaactctgaataaaaaatgttgaactaAAATAAAGTGCCTATTCTTTcctaattaatataaatatcgtATAAGGTGGCGTAAAATGCATATCAAGATTggatgtttttgaataaattttctactaaataactattttactaaattactaaataccaaatttgtttttttttttttaatttttctatcatCCATCTCCGTCATCTCTATTTTAACCTttgcgcgctccattgcttgtctgtttgtctaCTTCAAATCCAGCTACCTGGCTCACtagtatcaaatatgattggcataTGACACCATgtgcaaaataaattacaaatattacaaattaaaaatcattaatcttgtaaaagggtgattaattttgtgccaccttgtaaattttttaccttTCCAATTGATATAACTCTTCGGTCTTGTTGTGATTCCCAAAGTTTTCCAAAAAGTCTACAAAAGTAGCATTagataactttaactttaatttaatgcTCTCACAATCTTCTAATAATTTCGTTAGCAATACCAGATCTGAACAGCAGCTCACAGCTGATCAGGAAAAGTTTTGTGAACCATATTTTTAAGCTTGTTTCTTTATCCATCATTCATCTAAGCCATTGCAACGCTTTTTAACTGGCATGGCCGCGTTTATCATCATCTAggtaatatacagggtggttcaaaattaacaaaatggtCTTATCTTAGGAATGGCTTGCTAGATGTTCATCTTAAGGTCTTAAATCGTTAATGAATTGCTTGTATAACATCAGACTTTCACGGCATTCTACAAAAAACAAGTATAACGGCGTCTAActgcagctccgaggcggccaactGAGATCGCTGCGACGCCCAACTGGTATCGCCGATACAGCAGAAGCACAAACTATCGATTAGGGCATGAGATGTGTAACATAGTGCGCTATCTTAAGGAAACCAAAGCAACCATGTCTTCAATTTTCGACCACAAAAAACTGTTTATCATATCTATGCTGCGTTCAACTTTGACCGAAACTTGGAATTTTCAAcagattttcaaagaaaaatgggtCAGTAAATTTATCTGACTATAAATGAAAGCTCCGTCACATTCGGCGCATCTGTTTTGAATATAAACAGGTTCAAGGATACAAACAGCAaagaaagttttcaaaaatagatctattatttctttgaaaatattttcaaaatacagATACGACTGTCCTGCAGTTTTGGTAGTAACATAGGACGATATGAAGCAAAATACCACAGAGAAAGAAGGGAAATGTTCAAATTCCTTAAAGCGAGAGCTTACACCTGTCGAAGTTTTATGCATATCCGTCCTCCGTCTGGCTCGCAAATGCCTATCGTGGTGAAGCTCAAGGAGCTTTTAAACCTTTAGCCTCATTCTTCTTTTGATcagtttttgtaaacaaataatatgatacttaaaaaaaaaagacattttttctttcattatgtTTTTACTCCCTTTGTTTATCAACAGATTTCCTCCAGTCGTTCGCCACTCCCATTCTATTTAGCATCACTTAGCAATAGCTTACTCGTTTGGCGATTTAAAGATGCCCCAGACAGTTTGGCGACTGCGAGTGAGTTTGCAAGCAGTCAGTTAGACCTCCCTTCGGGTGCCCCTCCTAGCAAGGCTTTGTTTGTGATGTTATTTCTTTTTGTGGTGTTATTGCTTTTTGTGCGAGGAATTAcctttttttgcagtttttatgTTTTCGTTTATTGGGATTTGTTGCTTCTTTGTCTTAGGTTGTTGCTGTATAAACcgattttttattcgtttcattagtgtgtgtgtgtgtgtattttcatTTCcgtgaaattttgtttgtttttattctacTTTGTGCTTTGTACTACTTGTCGGTTGGATTTATAGCACGAAATTGTGCGTGAGTAACAAAATTATCCTTTTGTACCATTTTACCCTCTATTTCGATTTCTCACTGTTTCTCAAGTTATGTACTTCAGAAGCAGGCATTAGGTTGTGGCATGGTCCTGCTCCTAGTACTCCTGCGTGTCTGCCGAAAAGAATGTGCCCTGTGTGTAACTCCACAGCTGTAGAATATGGTAAATATTTCTCTCTTAGTAGGAGAGAGGAATACTGGCGATTGTCTTATACTTCATTCAAGTCACTCTGTATTTAGTTGTATTGCAAGAACTGAGGTCTTTCTTTTCGTGCATATTTCTTTGACGAAGAATTTCTTTCGTGCATATTTCTTTGACGACCAATTTGCAACAGCTGGCTACTATTTTATGATGCCATAGctacaataaaacaataaaatcatttatttggtttttttacttCATGTGCGATTCACTCcatttgagttttcacaatttaagcaaacatgaattttaaatattatacatacatatgtaagtatgtatgtgcaaatgtttttatttcttaaaattcagGAAATTCCGTTCACGACTAATTGAACTTTTATTCATTGAAAATTGCGCCTGAATGCAACCCCAAATCATACTGAACATTTCATATGATTTGAGGTACGATTTTTAAAGGAAAACACGTGAAATGTATTTGGATTTCGTTCGGTAAAGTAAATGTAAACATTAATAGGGTTTCCCAATAAGGGCCACTCCtagttgaaatggaataaaacaagttGTGTTTGATGTACTAACGAAGGTTTTTTCTCGCATGTTCTAAGGTAGGTGCGAAGTATTACTATAGATCGTTCAAATGTGCGTCTCAACCTTACAGGGTGCCACGGACCAGAGACGTTCAATTTTCAATGGCTCTGCTACATAAGCCCAGCGGAATTTGTTCACTGGCCTGGGCTATGTTTACTTTGATTTTTTGAGAGCATCGCTCGATTGTGACTTATTAGAATATAACTGCGAAAATATAGAAACCAAAGTTGTGGAAATAATGGCTATACTCTCCAGAATCAATTTATCAAAATGTATGTGTTTATTAATTTCCTTTTGCCAGCTCGTATTGAGACTTATTCATCCTTATGGAATGCTTCAAAACACCTTTTTTCGAACATCTTAAGAATACTTTCAATAAAAGGGAATGGGTATTACTTGTTTGCAAAGAGGAAGAGTAGGTGAAAGCAATAGACactaccaaacacaagaagatatgcgcacatacacacactctcTTGCTATGGCGTCTTCGGATAAACACGCAAAAGCAGTACATTttgaggctttatattaatttgtgcttccATAATTAaacacgcggcacttcgttttcattagtgtGCTTAATTTAGATCTATCAAATCACAATTTGCACGAACATATGATTTctcctccttttatttgttttgttcctttgttttattttggaaagggaactgacgtcagacttttcaaaatcgcgaaatttaaagtaactgttttgggaagGTTCCACCTATggtattcaattcgccttgcttGTATACTGTGTTCGCGGATTTCTTTACTCAACATTTCAAAAAACGAAATTCAGCGAGTAATTTCGGCTGTCACGTCACAGGGtactcggcagccgaattctgccaG
The sequence above is drawn from the Anastrepha obliqua isolate idAnaObli1 chromosome 4, idAnaObli1_1.0, whole genome shotgun sequence genome and encodes:
- the LOC129244251 gene encoding uncharacterized protein LOC129244251 is translated as MSSTPSVRIQIPPIRPSPRVALRPPRLNLSGVSGPGSSQLHPPLTGHTLTAHPQTGLPLTAQTKESEQWPFFSASDFARGFSDFVDFTKAGMSFGEKFTFGLYEKVSKWSRKWFTHIFLFIVMVLYSAGGALLFVSIEGTHASRVQDDLSYQRREFLKAVSGLAQDPIMQSDRLLLEGKLVNVMRAHKEAIQSFINNDKTFEELEKAKHPWTFMNSMFFCGTIYTTIEQYDHILNEVVNYGPKIENSIKDNVCGELDA